The DNA segment tacaggTACTGTAAGGTCACTGTTTCTGACCAGCTATTAAGAGATCTTCTGCCAGGACCTGTAACATTGGTTTTTAAGCGATCAGAGGAGTTGAATAAAGATTTAAACCCTTTCACTGATGTAAGCTAGAGAAtaaattggattttttttgttagaTCATATGATTTTGATTTATGGTATTGCAGAATTGTGAAACTTGCCCTAGCTAGTCTTGCTATGAATTGATTACATCACAATTGCTGTTCTTCAAGTTACAAAGTGATGCTCACTGACGTGAAGTTCTCAAACTTTTCCATGTCACTTGTAGTTGGTGGGTGTACGTATTCCAAGACATTCGTTTATGCAGAAACTGGCACAACTGTGTGGTGAACCTCTGGCTTTGACAAGTGCCAACGTCAGCTCTCAAAACAGCACTCTGACTCCGGAGGTGAGTCTCCTTCAGTATGAGTAAATTCTTAAGTTACATGAGacttctttgggatactttttcAAATTGTTCTCTGGttgcataattttttttaaaaaattaccttTTTCCAGAGAGCAGAACTTTCAGTATTGCTCAATTCACTGTTCTCTGTTGTAACAAATTGACATGATGGGTGCTAGCAAGGTGTTGGGGGTGAATTGTGAATATAGGTAGTTGCCCTTGTTTCAGTTATTAAATGTGCACTTTATTAGCAGATTTATTGGAAAGTAgttctttctttccatttctgcaATGGTAGAAACTTGAGGCAGCAGatagttacaataaaaaaaaatgaatacatTCATTTAGAGCTTCATTTAAAATTAGGCTATAGGATAAAGAGTTATTGATACAAATTATAGGCAGGTAGATTAGTTGATAAAGAATGTGTTATCTGGAGTTACATTCGTGCTGAATGGGAAAGGCTTAAAATTGAAGTAGTAGTTCAAAGAAAGACAATCATGAGGTGTAGCAGCATAAGTATTTATTACCAGAGTCCAAAATGTCATGCCCCAGTATAATTCTGTCTATCTGTATTTTTATAATTGAGGCAGAGGGCAATTGGTGCCTTAAGAAAGGGCTTGTTGGAGAGCAAGGTGTATCAAAGAAAAGAGATGACAACACATGATGGCAAATTTCAGTCATTAAGGCTCAGTGATCCTGCAGTCAACAGATCAAACTGGCACTCTTTGGTCCTGCCACTTCAAGTCAAATGCCAGTTTATACTTGAATGGCTAACAAAAGGAGGCAGTGTTTCCTTAACGATGGTAGGACCCAGCATGTGAACACTGAGGATGAGGCTCAAGCATCAGGACCTACTGTATGTCCCCTAAGAAGGGCCAGTTTGGTGATTGTTTCAGTTTCCTTCCAAGGTCCTGGTCATCAAAAGGACTAGTTGTGCTAAATAGGCTCATTTTACATTATTGAGAAACACAGGATATGGGAGGATTGGAGAGGTGAGGGAATTAGCCGTGCCTTTTGGTGAGCTGTTTCAAATTTAACAGTGGCATGCACTTCACAATATGGGAAGTTGCCTCTATGtcctgttcatacaaatcaagaCAAATCCAGTCTGGTTTATTAGTTTACTTTCAATAGCATCAGAGTTATGCAAGCTGTCATCAGCAGTGCTATGTAGTGGCACTTGCTCTCCAGCAGCTTGATTGCTCACGCCCAGGCAGGAGTGCtgaattccagacctaatcatgTCCCTGGTCAAACATAACCCAGATCTAAGGTGTAAGTAACTGACATTGTTAAGGCAGTTATTAACTGAGTGTGGCATCAAAGAAACCTGTAGAATTGAATTCATTAGGAATCTGGGGGCGGGGGGATCCAATGTTTTAGTCTTACTTTGCACAAAAGAAGGTACTAATGGTTATTGGGTAGTTCTGTCTCAGGAACTGTACAAAAGTTTCCAGGCCCAATCATTTTCAACTGCTTCATTAATGACCTACCTTCCTTCCTAAAGGTCAGAAAGAGTGATGATTTCACAGTGCTCAGTTCCATTTACAACTATTCTGCAAGTGAACATCTCCACACCTGTGTGGAGAAGAAGATGCCTCACTCGCTAGACATGGACTGTGTGCGGCAGATTCACAGATGACACAACTGATGTTGGCAGGATCTCGGGTGGtgaaaaggagtgagagagattagtggcttgagtggtatcacaaccaCAACTTTgcacaatgtcagtaagaccaaggaaatggtTGTGGATTTtacgaaggggaagtcaaggaaacacaacagtcctcattgaggggtcagcagtggaaagggtgagcagtgtccagttcctgggtatcaacatcccTGACCATCTATCCTGGGAACTACACACTGATGCAGTTATGAATAATAATACATATTCTCTGTCAGCAACTATATTGCATTagcagcttgaggagatttggtacgtcaacaaagaccaacaaatttccatggttgtactgtggagagcattctaactggttacgtCACCACctgtatggaggggccactgtacaggactggagaaagctgcagagggttgcaaaccccagtcagctCCATAggcaccattgaggacatctccaaaaggcaatgtctcaaaaatgCAAATCATCTTtcaggacccccgtcacccaggacatgtcctcttctcattgctaccatccgggaagaggtgcaggaacctgaagacacactcaacatttcaggaatggGAAACAGgatcccctctgccattaggttTCTTAAACAGGCaaccatgaacagtacctcactatttctgccctttttgtactaatttaattttttaaatatttatttttttattgtagtTTACAGTttagtatgttgtgaaattttactGCCGCAGAACAACAAATATAACGACATCTATCAGTGTTTCTGATCCTGATTAGTGCTCAGCGATAACCTCCAGTGAAGTGCGGCTACCTCTACCGAAAGGACAGTAGTTGCTCAAGGAGCTGGGATGGTCAGTAAACACTGGTCTTGCATGGGATGCTCTCACCCTGCaaatagaaattagaaaaaaacaaatagaaaatagTGTTGTGGAACCACAATGAGCACCAAACCTTTCATTGAAAATTGAATCAAATAATGGCCTTGGGTAAGATGCAGTACTGTCTCACCAGAGCAATTGGATTTATGAAGAAGATTATGGTTACAGTTCACATGAACTAAGCTGGCATTTCAAGTCGGCCAGTGGTATAGTGACAGCTGCACTGGAATTCAAGGTgcgtggtcccaggttcgaatctggcaggctccttgcacgctttccttccgtgctgggttgaacatTGAGGTAGCAACTCtgccttgtttaaaaaaaagacaaaagtgCGTAAGAAatagcaaggttgccacccaatgcACCAAGGGCACTTAAAGGGACAACAAAGCTCATATTTACTTGATGTATTCAAAATGCAGATGTTTAGATTATTCTTAGCATGTATTTGGTGTTCTgttattatgtttttattataTAATTTTTAAAGACCATCTTGCAACTCTCACTACTTAATTCTTTGAAGTAATTTTCTTGATTGTCTATATGTTAACTCCATGTGAGTTCCATCTATGTACATATCCACAATTTGGATTGCTTACTGAACCATTTCGACCGTTCCAAGTAAATGTCTGGCAGTCTGTATGTGGCATATTGTGTGGTTGGCCAGAGTAGGTCTCATTAATATTGATGCTCCCTCCCGAAAACATTTCAACTGTCTTGAGATGTTGTATTTTCTAATCAGGATCAGCCATTCAATCAGTTTTTGAATAATAATTGCCAGATTTTGGTTTGTGGGGCCAGTTTAAATTTTGTAAGTAGGCTTTGGTAGCAAACTGGAATTGCAGCATTGTAGTCATCAATTCCTGTTGATTACTGATGCTACTTTCTTTATTGTATCTTGATTCAAAAGAAGCAATTAAATCTGACCTTAAATAGAATTTTTCTCACATATCTGCAGGAATTTAAAGATCTTTGGCCTTTGTTGGATCTTGTTGTTGATGGTGGGCCTATTGGTGATACGATGAGCCCTGAATGTCGGTTAGGATCAACAGTAGTTAACTTGGCCACACCTGGAAAATACAGCATCATCAGGCCTGGTTGGTAAGTATCCATTTCATGTGTTGAATAAATCATACAATACagtgagaccatttggcccattgtcccTGTGGTAGCTCTTTGATAGCGTGATCCATTTGGTTTCAGTTTCCTTTTTCTTGGTCAACATCATTTGatgtgcatttttaaaatagAAATATTCATCAATTGTCTTGCATCCATATTCTTCAGTTATTGACAATCTGCATTTTCAGCTATTTGCTGTTTCTTCAGTGAATGAATCATGCAAACACCAGTACTGTATTGCATTCAAAACAATTGCAGCTTGTTACCACTCCTTTCTGACTCGAGTCATGAATCCTACTCCTGATTTTAATCTGTGACCTAGACCGTTGGTCTTGGGCTGGGCATCATTGTCAGCTGTGCTGATTTCCTAGAGAGATAGTTTTGTAAGTCTGTGTAAGAGGATTGTGTGGATACCATTACACCATTCACAGCATTGGTTGGACAATAAAATTAGTTTCTTTGCTCTTTCCACAGCTTGCAGTGATCTTTCAATTCCCATCAACTTTTGCCAGTTGTCTTAAACTTGCCTCCATTGATTGATTGACCTTTGTGTGTGGCTGATACATAGAAACGTGTTGCTTCTAAAGATTTTGCGTTGCTTGGGAGTTTACAGATTAAAGATCTAATTgacttttttctctcttctacatCCACAAACAGTGCATTTACAACAACAGTGGAAATCCTCCAGAGGGAGCATGGAATGTCCGCAGAATGCTAAGACTGATAGAAGCTTtatcagaaacagtttctttgcTCTATACAAAACGCACAACCTATTGACTTCATTTGTTCTTGCATCGAGGTTTGGATTCCAAAAAAACATTTGCATCTGCATTGCTTTAATGATGGTTGTGCTGTGTATGCACTTCCTAATCCTTGCAACATCTACTGATTGACTTCCCATTATACACTTACTCTCCTGTTGGTCTTACATAATGCAGGTTAAGGAACAAAGTCTTATCCCAAGAATAACTTGGGTCTGAGCATGGAGCTCAGGGCTGTTGTCATCCGCTCTGGTTGCAGTAATCTTGATGTAATGGGATGTCTTTTGCGAAATGGAATTGATCAAGATGGAATACTTAAATATTGTGCACTTTTGTCACTTCCTGGGTTCTACATCTGCCTTTCATAAGATACAGctacgagaaaatctgctgatactggaaatacaaagcaatacaaacaaaatgcaggaggagctcaggaggccaggcagcagctatagggaaaaaaagtaaacagtcaatgtttcaggtcgtaCTGGAAAGTAAGGGGAATAGTCGgactaagaaggtgggaggaagggtgGAAGTAGTACAGTGTgggcccatcacttccctctggtgctcctctacttccctttctttcatagtCTTCTGTCCACTCCTatgagattcctccttctccagccctttatcctttTCAACAAATTCCCAGTTCTTCACCTCACCCTCGCTCCtcaccacctatcacctgcctccttGTACtaatttctcccctcctcccatcttctgaGCCTGACTTTTcctcttctttttcagtcctgatgaagggtatcagcccaaaacatcgactgtttgctctACCCGTTTGCATAGAtacggcctggcctgctgagttcctccagcattttgtgtgtgttgtttaacaTACAGCTGTTAATCATTTTTATACTATTTCCATTTTCATACTTGACTATTTGTGTGATGTTCTGTCTGGAGTCTTGTAAGACTGACGATGTTGTAGCTTTGATTTTATCAGTAGTCCAGCAACTACTGAATGTGAGTTCAGTTTGAATATTTCTATTCCAGTGAATCATAAGGAGTAATTTTAAATTAGGTCTTGCCTGGTTTTTTTTTATTCATAGTTAAAAGAAAGTTGTTACCTCTTATGAGCTATGGCAAGTGTAAGTGGTTTTGCTTGGGAATAAAATTAACGTTTACCCGGCCATGGCCAATGTGAATCTAGGATAGGTAATATATTTTGCGCATGACTTAACCTTATCATTTCTGTAAATATGACTGCTATTTGTGCATATTTCTGATTTTCAGTTTAAGAACTCAGCATTACAATGAAACTATGCTCTTAGTCTTGGAAGTTGGGTGATTATTTGATTTAGTTTCAGCAATAATTCTATATGACATTAGGATAAAATTTGCTCAGGCAGCAATGTAACAGACTATCAAAAATGCATTTTGAATAATTTAATAGCTTTAGCCTACTTTTAATAACCCTGGGGTCATACATTGCTCTTTGAAAGATTTCAGGATATTGTCACATGTTATATAAGAATCTTAGAACAAaaataaagggggaggggtaggaattcaTGTTTTGCAAAGCAAAGTGGAAGGGCActtctgaactggtctagccatgcATGTGTTATAGCGTCAAGTGTAATTTGGGCCAACCTTCCCATCATGGAAGGAATGCAGTGTTATGTACTCCAACATTCCAGCCGCTTGTGTTTGCAGGCCTTTCCTTCATTTACAGTCTGCCATT comes from the Mobula hypostoma chromosome 26, sMobHyp1.1, whole genome shotgun sequence genome and includes:
- the yrdc gene encoding yrdC domain-containing protein, mitochondrial, with the protein product MLTLHVLVCSRLAAAMRNGAAAAGSLVRVRRLRQAEPGQPADAGPRLSPRPWAGAGDWNEALRETVSVLQCGRVVAVPTDTIYGIACLAQNSEAIRRIYDIKGRNADKPLAISVGNVEDIYKYCKVTVSDQLLRDLLPGPVTLVFKRSEELNKDLNPFTDLVGVRIPRHSFMQKLAQLCGEPLALTSANVSSQNSTLTPEEFKDLWPLLDLVVDGGPIGDTMSPECRLGSTVVNLATPGKYSIIRPGCAFTTTVEILQREHGMSAEC